ttcccctcggCCTAGAACTTGAACTGATTTCCAGaggccaacacccacctggctctagCCTCCTTTCTGGGAGCTGTAGAgcgccacaaggtctcccccagcctccttttctccagaccgaacaggtccctcagctgctcctgcccaggtctgttctccacacccttcaccagctttgttgcccttctctggacctgctccaacacttcccttccctgctcgggctggccacactattcctgatccaggccaggatgctgttagccttcttggccacctggtcactcactgctggctcatcctcagctggctgttgaccagcacccccaagtctttctctgctgggcagtttccagatGCTCAGCCTCAAGCCTGGAGTGTttgtggggtggttgtgacccaagcgCAGGACCTGGCCCTGGGCCTAGTCAGATCTAGTTGGCCTCAGCCCACTGCTAAAACCCTGGTTTTGCACAAATGAGCTGTTCCTGCCTCCCCTTTCAGAACTGTGTAGTGCTCTCATTACCCATTCTGGATGCAAAGAACTGTGACCATGGCTTCCCTGTCCTCGTCTGTGTACAATGCTGATTAATGATGCAGGGAGCACCAGTTTCATCAGGAGATGGGATGCATTTATTAGCATTTCAAACAGACTCAGATTGCCACACGTACCGAGTCAGAAAGTCCACTAAATGCCAACTCTATTTGCACAGAATTTAGTGATTTAAGCTAAACTGAATAGAAAATACACTTGTCCCAAAATACATTTCTAAAGCAGAACCCTGTGAGCACACTGTCCTCTCTGACCTTTGGTTGGCATATAAAAGGTTGAGTTGAAGTATAAAAAGGACACTTCTTCAGTTTGTCTTATTCAGGTCTTATTATGAGCTGAAACTGCCCAGTGGATCACAACTTGTcgtgaaagcagagagaaatgccaagctgctggggggggtagggaagctttacagcAGGATCTAGACAGGTTAGATCCATGGGCCAAGGTTAATTGTATGAGGTCCAACAAGGCCAAGACACATCCTGTAACAGTTTACCCTACGGCAAGctacagacctggggatgtgtggcCAGAAAGCTGTGACTTGGAAAGAGACCTTGGGGAATTGGTTGGCAGTCAGCTGAACTTGTgtcagcagcgtgcccaggtagccaagaaagccaatggcatcctggcttggattagaaacaCAGGGGCCAGCAGAGACAGAgaggctgccctgtgctcagcactggtgattCCACACCTCAGGAATTGTActcacttctgggctcctcaggatgggaaggacacagaactgctaGAGTGTGTctagagaaaggaaacaggctcctgaagggcctggagcatatgacctccaaggaggggctgagggagctggggttgttctgtatggagaagaggaggccgagaggagacctccttgctctctacaagtacctggaAGGAGGCAGGAAAGAGGAGGGTGACAACCTACAGGACTACAGAAAATggttcccagctgcagcagggaaggttcaggctggatgttagaaaatatttgttcactgaaagggctctcaaagatTGGAatggtcaccatccctagatGCATTCAAAGTGTGTGGAcatggtgctcagggacatgttTCAGTGATGGACTTGCAGCGCTGAGTCAAAAGTTGGaggctcttgaaggtctctcccaaccgaAGATATTCTGTACAAAGAACAGAATGGGTCCAAGCACATCTCATCAGCTGCAAAATGTCTCTTAGCTTCCAAAAGCTTGGTAAAACCAAGTAATAATTAGCTACACTCAATACAGCTGACATTTGCATAGGCACTTGCCTCCCATGTGCCTTCACCTCATTTCCATAATGAAAGGAGCTCTTGCCCAACCCATCACAACACATATTGTGTAATGAAATTGAAAACTAATGATCCATATCCTAATAGCCATGAGTCAAGTCAGTGTGCATGAGTAGCCCAtttgcagctctccagggaCAGAAAGAACAAGGCTAAGCACATCCAGCAGCCTGTTCAGCACACAGCATCTTCTGCGTGCAGCAGAACTTtcaccctccctgctgcttgaACCTCTGTGAAATTTCCTccgtgaggaaaggctgagagagctggggctgtttagcttggaggaggctgagggggctctTACCCATGCTAACAAATTTCTGAAGGGTGGGcatcaagaggatgggaccagccTTTTGGCAGctgtccccagtgacaggacagaaaCTTGAACTCTCATGTTTAGAGTGCCACTTCTAAGTTACTTATTCAGTTCCTATCAGCTGCTAGCAGGGCTCATGTGATGTGAAAATAGCAAGTAGAAATGTTACTAATACCTTCTCCTTTAAAGCAAGCTTGAGCTGCTGCCATGACCTTTGAAATATTGATCATCTGAGTCATGCCAAAATAAACCCTCTGCCACTTGAGGTCTGGCTGTTTAACCTAACAAGCACAGAGtgcattgggttggaggggGCCCACTAAGGGCATCTTTGTCCAACCCCCCGCTGTAGGCAGGGACTtctctaactagatcaggttgctcagaatccCATcaggtttgaccttgaatgtctccagggaaggggtctTCATCACCtgtctgggcaacttgttccagtatttcaccaaagaacttcctcctcatgtccaacctaaatctaccctgctctactttcaaaccatttgccctcatcctgtctctacAGGCACTTCAggagtcccttcccagccttcctgtagggcCCCTGCAGATATGGAAGTGCTGCTCTATGGTCTACCCcacagccttctgttctccaggctgaacagccccagctctgagcctgtcctcatagcagaggtgctgcagccctctgatcatcttggtggcctcctctgtacctgctccagcaggtccatgtaaTTTAACTGTCAAAGGCATTCACTGTGGCAGATGCACATCTCGCTTGGGCCTTGcactttgagctggaagaaatgGCAGCTCTTTAAAATGCTTGGCTAGATGGTGTCTTCTTCACCTCTTGTGTGGCAAAAAGTACAAGCAGACACAAGAGGGGAAGCAACAGTTCAAAGCCTCAACTGAGTCCTGACATCTAGAAGATGCTGCCTCTTTGAGAGGCTACACTGCTACCAATTTACTACTACTCTTGGTAACACTTTTCCCATTTGAATCCTAGTGGGAAACAGCCTCCTGTAGCTCTGTGTGCTCACATCTGATGACTCTTGGCTGTTAACCTGTGTCTGCACACCAGTCAAAACTTGCCAATACatcattttgccttttcttaGTGCGAGATGTAGTTAGAGTTTTATGCCCTTGGCAAATACAACCTGCAGTTAGCAGAACACATTTGTCCATAGCCAAATGATCTCCtagggcaacctgctctgtttttttctgatgggaaaaaacccaaacaatcaaGAACCTGTCATTAGGAAAACCAGACTGCTAACAGATCTATTTTAGGTTACACAATGAACACCTCTGATGCTATCACACTTTGAGGTGCCAAGCACTTTGGGAAGCTTCTTTCTTATACAAGCCAAGGAAATTAGtttaagggggggagggagggggaaatatGGAAACAGAATTGCAGAAGTACAATAAAGCTGTGTGAGCTCAAggataaacaaaacaaatacatgTAACAAAAGGGTGAGGTCTGGTTCTTATTTAACAAGACTCTGCTGCTACTAGAAGCAAATTCTTCTATAACATTAAAAAAGGATTCTAAAATTGGAAGTTCCAACAGGAAAGATCTCAGAAAGGGACTACCAGACCTTAAAGGGAAAATCACAGATCAGAAAGGATCATAAATATTGATTAAAGGATTCTATTTTGCACAAGAAAACTTCTGGGAGGATAAAAAAGAGCATGAAAACCAAAATGACCAAATGACTTTAACATCAAAGCTGTCCTCACAACAAATACAAAACATTCCACAACATATCACCAAACTGAATGCTTCAAGGATTAACACAAGTATTCTTCAGTCTATGTAGTGaaaccctcagcagcagcatgtgcACATCATTCCAGCATCCTGCCATGTTTTGGTGCCCTAAGTGAAGAGAGTCAAAATGCAACTAATCATCCACTGCCCAAAGGATCACCTCCTGCATGCAAGACCACAGGAGCTGTCAGTTTCAGAAAGGTCAGACAATGTTCATTATCTTCCTCCTTCCTGGGAGAAGCCTCCAGGCACGTGAAGGAGAGCACACAGCCGGGGACAGCCAGCACTCCTGGTGTCTCTGCTACCTGTGACCTGCAGAAGAGCATTCCAGTCTTTGCACTTCCAGTTCATGACCTTCCATCACAACCAGAAATCTCACAGGTGTTACCAACACTGCTGAGAACTCCACAGCTGGATATAAAACTGTGGCTGTTGTGCTGTGGGCCGGACACAGGTCGGGTGAATCGTGCCTCAGTTCAAACATGCAGCTTGTTAAGAAGGCATGGCCAGGGACAGAGTGCAGGGCTGATCAGAAAACTCTCATGAAATGACTTTGAATTAAGGTTTCTATATGGGACATCAGCACACTCATATCAGCAGCACAGACCTGGTGATCCTCATGCCCCCTCTTTTTCAGGGTCTCCAACAGGCCCCAGTGGACTGGAGGTAGAGGGCCATAAGAACTCAGCAAGTGAAGCTGACTGACTGGACTCTGGTTGATTTCTGCAATCCTCAAGGCCCTCAAGATAGCAGGGGCAAACTTGGAGTAATGAGCTGTAGAGGAAATAATAATTGGGCAGCTTCTGTCCTGTAACCGATCTGCAACTACTTTCGCCACCGCCGTGTGTGTGTCCAAAATGTATCCTGTGGTGCTGTAGACAGAGTGAATGGCAGCCAAACAGTCCTCCTCTGAGCACCAGCCAGCCACCAAGTCCTGCTGAAGCCTTCCAAGCAGCTCTTTCCCTAGCTGGAAGTGGCCCTGGTTTTCCAGCTGGTTATAGAGGTGTGCCACCAGCTGCCCGTCCTCGTGAGCAATCATGTACAGGTATCGCTCCAGATTGGAGGACTTCAAAATATCTACTGCTGGAGAAAAGGTGGGAATCAGTTTTCTTGCCCTCAAATCATACACACCTGTTCTGATGAAGTCAGTCAAAACATTGTTTTCATTGGAAGCACAAACACATCTCCTGATAGGAACTCCCATCCTTTTAGCATACAAAGCAGCTAGGATGTTGCCAAAGTTTCCCGTGGGAATGCAGACATCCACAGGGCTCCCGAAGGGAATGATGCCCTGCTGAACAAGATCCAGGTATGCAGAAGCATGGTAAACTACCTGAGGAAGCAGTCGTGCCCAGTTGATGGAGTTTGCTGCAGCGAGAGCTGTTCCATACTCCACTGCAAGAAAGCCAGTATAATCAGGGTTAGTGAAGAGCTGCTTTATAGCTGTCTGGCAAAAGTCAAAGTCAGATCTGACCCCTACTGACCAGGCATTTTCCTTCTGACAGCCAATCATCTGCCATTTCTGAATTGGGCTCACTCcatcctcaggaaaaaaattcatCACAGCAATTCTCTGTTTGTCTGTGTCCTGGAGACGACTAAAGCCATCCAGGACAGCACTCCCTGTGTCACCAGAAGTAGCTACCAGAACCAGGTAGTTGCAGCTTCTGGGAATGCAATATGCAAACACATGTGGCACCAACTGCAATGCAAAGTCTTTAAAGGATGCTGTTGGTCCATGAAATAGCTCAAGCAGAAACTGATTGCCTGCCAGGTGCCTGACTGGTGCAATTTTAGAACAAGTGAAGTTTTCCCCATAAGCTGTTCCGATAATTTCTGCCAGCTTAGAGGCAGGAATGTCAGCAGGGTGTATGCATctttccagcactgcctgggctcttTCAATGTAAGTTGCTTCTATTAGGCTCTGCCATTCTCCAGCAGTGAATTTTGGAAGGCCTCTCTGAGGAACAAAGAGTCCTCCATCAGGGGCTAAGCCCTCAGTTATGACATCACTGAAGTACTTATGAGAGTCTCTGTCCGTGCTGGACCTAGTGGACACGAAAGTTTCCAGCTCTGAGTTTTGGTGTCTCTTCACAGCATCAAGTACCTTCTCTGCTACAACCTCTGCTGAAACATcccctgcacagagcacacGGATGTCGTGCCACCTCTGGTAGAACTGCTTCCTAAACTGCAGTATGTCCTTGAGAGAAACACCAGGAGCCTGGCCCACGATGCGATCCACCTTCATTGACTGCAGCCTGCTCATGATGACCGCCGCGGGCACGTCCAGGTACACGACTATCCCGCTCCTCTTCACGTGCTGCATGCTGGCAGCGTGCATTGGATTGGACCCAGTAAGGGAAATGACACTTCCAGATGCTGAAAACTTCAAcagggcttttccttcctcctctagAAACTGCTCACTACCAACATCCTGCAGTTTTTCCGAGACACTCATGTTCCAGGCTGCTTCAAGGACATCATCATCTATGTCTATAGCAGGGCGATCCAGTTTCTGAGCTACTATCCTCCCCACCGTTGTTTTCCCAGCACCCGGAGGTCCCATCAGGATAATGTTTTTGTTTCCAACAAGAGAATGGCTTGAGAACCAGGACTTCCAGATCCATACCAGTGCAGTGGGTCTTGAAAGCATCAGCTTTAACCACGTGCTGGAAAGATTGGTTTGGGTTAGCAGTCTTACAGGCTGATGCTGGACAACGTGAAACATCTTCTgctgggttgtttggttggggttttttccaagcTAACTTGACAATCCACTCAACTGCttcaaaaagaggaagaaatccACATTAGTTAGTCCTTCAGCAAACACCtatgaagaaaaccaaaaggatATGAAAACCAGAGCAAGACTTCAAACATAAATCCAGTGCCAGGACTTTATCAGTGCCAGGAAGGTATTTTTCAGCACGCGACTCCTTTACTTTCCTGCACAAAGCATTAGCAACTAAACAGAGTTTTCACCACCAGTGGCCAGGACAAGAACCCCAGTGAAGGCTGGGCTGTGTTACTGGTATGGGCACAAAGCTGTACCAACATAACCTATGGCTGAAATGCAGGAGCCACACCAGCCAGCTGCAGTTCACAGCTGCCAGAGCTCAGGGGAGGTCAGGACTAAGGGCTACCACATTTCGAAATCATTAGCACTGGACAGCTTCCATTCGACtgttcccagagccttctgcagagaaatcaaaccaaaccaaaccacataaCCCCCAGCTTCAGCCTTCCCATGACCGTCCCACAGACCAAGCTCCTGCAAAGGCTCCaaatggggaggtttagattggagattagaagaGATTTACTGCCCGAgagggttctcaagcactggcacaggctccccggggaggtgctggaaagaggcagagccgtggtgctgagggacacggtttagccTTGGTCgagttagagaagggttggacaGGACGTAAAGGCTCTTCCAACCGAAGCAATCCTGTGACTCACCACCGCCCTCCCTCCTCACCGTTCTGACGCCCAGAAGGTGTCAAACGCGCGGCTGGGAGCAGGTGGAGGCGGCTGGAGGAgagcggccgggccgggccgcacCGCACGGGGGTAAACGCGACGCTACAGAGCCGGGTCAGGCTCGCTCGCCCGGAGAGCACAACCCCGAGCTCGCAGCTCCCCTCGGGAGCGGCGCCGCCggccctgcctggccctgcccggccctgcGCGCCCGGCTCCGCCCGGCCCTCTTCACCCACCGGCAACGCCCTCGCGGCGCCCGCCGCCCCTGCGCACGCGCAGCCCCGTGCCCGCCCCGCCCTCACTCGGGCCCTGCCGGCTTCGTCGGCGCCAATTGCGGCCGCGCGGCCCCGGGCCCGGCCCGGAGGAAGGTGGCCGTGTGTGACGCAGTTCCGCCCCGCGCCTGGCGCCGTTACCTAGCGACAGCGCCGCGCTTCCC
The Dryobates pubescens isolate bDryPub1 chromosome 21, bDryPub1.pri, whole genome shotgun sequence DNA segment above includes these coding regions:
- the THNSL1 gene encoding threonine synthase-like 1 encodes the protein MFHVVQHQPVRLLTQTNLSSTWLKLMLSRPTALVWIWKSWFSSHSLVGNKNIILMGPPGAGKTTVGRIVAQKLDRPAIDIDDDVLEAAWNMSVSEKLQDVGSEQFLEEEGKALLKFSASGSVISLTGSNPMHAASMQHVKRSGIVVYLDVPAAVIMSRLQSMKVDRIVGQAPGVSLKDILQFRKQFYQRWHDIRVLCAGDVSAEVVAEKVLDAVKRHQNSELETFVSTRSSTDRDSHKYFSDVITEGLAPDGGLFVPQRGLPKFTAGEWQSLIEATYIERAQAVLERCIHPADIPASKLAEIIGTAYGENFTCSKIAPVRHLAGNQFLLELFHGPTASFKDFALQLVPHVFAYCIPRSCNYLVLVATSGDTGSAVLDGFSRLQDTDKQRIAVMNFFPEDGVSPIQKWQMIGCQKENAWSVGVRSDFDFCQTAIKQLFTNPDYTGFLAVEYGTALAAANSINWARLLPQVVYHASAYLDLVQQGIIPFGSPVDVCIPTGNFGNILAALYAKRMGVPIRRCVCASNENNVLTDFIRTGVYDLRARKLIPTFSPAVDILKSSNLERYLYMIAHEDGQLVAHLYNQLENQGHFQLGKELLGRLQQDLVAGWCSEEDCLAAIHSVYSTTGYILDTHTAVAKVVADRLQDRSCPIIISSTAHYSKFAPAILRALRIAEINQSPVSQLHLLSSYGPLPPVHWGLLETLKKRGHEDHQVCAADMSVLMSHIETLIQSHFMRVF